From the genome of Ctenopharyngodon idella isolate HZGC_01 chromosome 23, HZGC01, whole genome shotgun sequence, one region includes:
- the si:dkey-226l10.6 gene encoding zinc finger protein 432 — MVHKCVVGGCPNRSDNIIHYMLPEDPKRRNLWLKFIEDSKADEENANSSSRVCGDHFSEENYFKMDLGYTTCLILSVDAVPTVFTVSRSSETEKEIGEAEDESVENDTCKITISEAISLACVKEEPLEYELSSNMTSGQEQNSSLDECVKYEQSELAVTEDCISTVILEDKKDHVKRKYISCLTCGQRFRSKRNLMKHQRANHGKKKNKSEVKEKFHVCSTCGERFDEMSLLLRHRAIHAKENPDRRFVCQQCGKGFAHQAFLKAHQKVHEDAESTMPFTCHLCPRRFGYKVALIAHMKHHSSKLTCICPICEKTFQFRGSLIQHLKSSHAGEKLLCKTCDKGFLRVNGYIKHMDKHNVMTPFYCDICKIYLSQRGYMAHMLTHEQKPEESVENQPNAIDMNSSEEGIEPVMEPLSEDEMEVLAESSMDRSMDSSTLEDVESGKVVPEKELPQDNHEPPTVEDVESENMVLEKEPPQDNPEPPTVEDVESENMVMEKEPPQDNHEPPTVEDVESENMVLEKEPPQDNPEPPTVEDVESGKMVLEKEPPQDNHEPQTAEDVESGKMVLEKEPPQDNHEPSTVEDVESGKVVLE; from the exons ATGGTACATAAATGTGTGGTAGGTGGTTGTCCGAACCGATCGGACAACATTATCCATTACATGTTACCCGAGGATCCGAAAAGACGGAATCTTTGGTTAAAGTTTATTGAAGACAGTAAAGCTGATGAAGAAAACGCGAACTCTTCATCCCGGGTGTGCGGGGATCATTTCTCCGAGGAGAACTACTTCAAAATGGATCTGGGTTACACCACATGCTTGATACTAAGCGTGGATGCTGTTCCTACAGTATTTACTGTTAGTCGATCATCTGAGACTGAAAAGGAGATAGGG GAAGCAGAAGATGAGAGTGTGGAAAATGACACATGCAAAATCACAATTTCTGAGGCCATTTCACTTGCGTGCGTCAAAGAGGAGCCTCTTGAATATGAGCTGAGTTCCAACATGACATCTGGACAAGAGCAGAATTCCTCACTGGATGAGTGTGTTAAATATGAGCAGAGCGAACTGGCCGTTACAGAGGACTGTATTTCGACTGTAATTTTAGAGGATAAAAAAGATCATGTCAAAAGAAAGTATATCAGCTGTTTAACTTGTGGCCAGAGGTTTCGTAGTAAACGCAACCTAATGAAGCATCAACGTGCTAATCAcggtaaaaagaaaaacaaatctgAAGTTAAAGAAAAGTTTCATGTGTGTTCAACTTGTGGTGAGAGGTTTGATGAAATGAGTCTCCTTTTGCGGCATCGAGCCATACATGCTAAGGAGAATCCCGATAGGAGGTTTGtgtgccaacagtgtggaaaaggCTTTGCCCATCAAGCTTTTTTGAAAGCTCACCAGAAAGTTCACGAGGATGCGGAGTCGACCATGCCGTTCACCTGCCACTTATGTCCCAGACGTTTTGGTTACAAAGTTGCTCTCATTGCTCACATGAAGCATCACTCGTCCAAACTTACGTGCATCTGCCCCATCTGTGAAAAGACCTTTCAGTTCAGGGGTTCCCTCATTCAGCACCTCAAATCGTCTCATGCTGGGGAAAAACTCTTGTGTAAGACCTGCGATAAGGGTTTTCTAAGAGTCAATGGCTACATCAAACACATGGACAAACACAATGTGATGACCCCATTCTACTGTGACATCTGCAAAATTTATCTCTCACAGCGAGGCTACATGGCACACATGCTCACCCATGAGCAGAAGCCAGAGGAGTCCGTTGAGAACCAACCAAACGCTATCGATATGAACAGTTCAGAAGAAGGAATTGAGCCCGTGATGGAGCCGCTCAGCGAAGATGAAATGGAAGTTCTTGCGGAGAGTTCAATGGATCGTTCAATGGATTCTTCAACATTGGAGGATGTGGAGTCTGGAAAGGTGGTTCCGGAAAAGGAACTTCCCCAAGATAACCATGAACCACCAACAGTTGAGGATGTGGAGTCTGAAAATATGGTTCTGGAAAAGGAACCTCCCCAAGATAACCCTGAACCACCAACAGTTGAGGATGTGGAGTCTGAAAATATGGTTATGGAAAAGGAACCTCCCCAAGATAACCATGAACCACCAACAGTTGAGGATGTGGAGTCTGAAAATATGGTTCTGGAAAAGGAACCTCCCCAAGATAACCCTGAACCACCAACAGTTGAGGATGTGGAGTCTGGAAAGATGGTTCTGGAAAAGGAACCTCCCCAAGATAACCATGAACCACAAACAGCTGAGGATGTGGAGTCTGGAAAGATGGTTCTGGAAAAGGAACCTCCCCAAGATAACCATGAACCATCAACAGTTGAGGATGTGGAGTCTGGAAAGGTGGTTCTGGAATAG
- the eif1axb gene encoding eukaryotic translation initiation factor 1A X-linked b codes for MPKNKGKGGKNRRRGKNENESEKRELVFKEDGQEYAQVIKMLGNGRLEAMCFDGVKRLCHIRGKLRKKVWINTSDIILIGLRDYQDNKADVILKYNADEARSLKAYGELPEHAKINETDTFGPGDDEDIQFDDIGDDDEDIDDI; via the exons ATGCCGAAAAACAAAG GTAAAGGAGGAAAAAATCGGCGGCGTGGTAAGAATGAGAATGAATCTGAGAAAAGGGAGCTGGTGTTTAAAGAGGATGGACAAG AATATGCTCAGGTCATCAAGATGTTGGGAAATGGGAGATTGGAGGCCATGTGTTTTGATGGAGTCAAACGGCTTTGTCACATCCGAGGAAAGCTCCGGAAAAAG GTGTGGATTAACACATCAGACATTATACTCATTGGATTAAGGGACTACCAg GATAACAAAGCAGATGTCATTTTGAAGTATAATGCTGATGAAGCTCGGAGTCTGAAAGCCTACGGAGAGCTTCCAGAACACG CCAAAATCAACGAGACTGATACCTTCGGGCCTGGTGATGATGAAGATATTCAGTTTGATGATAttggtgatgatgatgaggacATTGATGAT ATCTAA